Sequence from the Camelus dromedarius isolate mCamDro1 chromosome 12, mCamDro1.pat, whole genome shotgun sequence genome:
GGTGGCAGCGGGGGCCGCGTCACCACCAGCTGGGCCCTGGAGGTCCCTGCCACTGCCCCGCGGACGCGCCCCCGCGGGTGCCAGCGCGGGCAGGGCAGAGCCGAGCCGCGCAGGGCCTGGCGCCTCGGACCCGACCGGGGAGAGGCCCGGAGGCGCAGGGCCGTGGCGTGCGGGCTCACCGCAGGAAGAAGCGCCAGACGGTCCAGGTGAGGGCGAGCACGGAGCCGAGCGTCCAGCACTGCGAGATGTAGAAGGGCAGGGACAGCGTGAGCGTCTGCGGGTCATACTTGACCACGATGAGCAGCTCCGTGACCGTGATGGCCGCCACCAGCCAGGCCTGCTGGCCCAGCTTCTTGTGGGGCTTCCTGCAGGGGAGGCGTCGGCTGAGGGCGTGCAGGCCAGCTCGGCCCGAGGGGCAGCACCGGCTCCCCCCGTGCCTCCCCGGCCCCCGTGGCCCTCACGGGTCGTCCATGAAGTCGTAGATCTCCCGCATGGCCACGCCGCCCACGTTGACGAAGAAGACCAGCCGCAGGAGGACCAGGCAGTGCTCGGGGGGCAGCCACAGCACGAACTTCAGGTAGAACGTGTTCAGTTCTGCCAACAAAaactgggggcagaggagggtgggggtgagcCCGGTGCCCGGGGGCCGCGCGCGGGAGGCCGCCAGCCTTACCACCAGGACGATGCCGCACACGGCCAGCCAGCGGCGCAGACTGGACGCGGGCTTCCACTCGAAGCGCACCCAGCTGTAGGGCGTGAACTGGAAGGCGATCCTCTTCATCTTGCCCCTAGAACCAGGGCTGTCACCTGGGGCGgcaccgcccccgccccgccccgcccccaggcctctTCCTGGGCCACTTCCCCCAGGGAGGGCGGCCAGGGCGGGGTGGTCCGGAGAAGGGCCGGCAGGGACGCCGAGGCCCCGTGGGGCAGGGTGGCTCCTGGGACGTACTTGTAGGTTGGGATGTTCCAGAGGCCCTGCCACTTGTACGTCTTCAGGGACAGCCACTCGAGGGTCTTCATGCCGCAGTAGATGCCCAGCCCGTTGCAGACGAGCACGTCCATGATCCACTGGGGGCGGGAGCCGGGGGAGGTGGGTGCCACAGACCCCACCCCATCCTGTCCGGGGCCACCACTCCGCCTCCCGGGCCCATGGGAGAGCCAGTCCCCGCCCTACATGCGAGGCCTCaaatagaaagtttaaaacaCTGATATCAAAAAAAGCAGCCATATGCATGCCCAAGATGTCACCGTGCCTCGTGGGTAGAGACTTCTGTGGGCATCAGGCCACCCTCCTCCCAGGTCTCGGTCAGCCAGCCAGCCCTTTGGGCCACAGCATGGGAGTCCTCAGGGAAAGATGTTGGAAAGCTAGGGACACCCAGCCCTGGTGTTGTTCCAGCAAAAGTGATGGCAAGTCCAGGGGTGACCAAGATGGTGAGGGCAGAGGGCTGCTCGGGTGCCACTGGGAGAGGACTGCAGGGAGCGCGAATCCCTCTCAGAAGACTGAAGGTGAACTACCGGGAACAGATCCCCTCTTCGTACCTGGGCAGGAAGTGGCCCAGGCCAAGCCAGGGGACCCTCAGGGGCTCTACCAAATCCCCCATGCCACCACCAGCACTCAGGGCACATTTCTCTACACACACAAACTTCTGGAAACTTCGTTAGCCTGCAGAACCTGTTTCCCCATCCGTAAAATGGGGACAATCGCAGCTCAGCTATGGGAACCCTGGTAGGATTAAGGCCAGAACCTAAGCAAAGCCTTGAGCACCCTGCCTGCACCACGAAGCCCGTGAGTGGTGACTGGTGCGTCCCTGGGGCCCCAGCACAGTCCTCCTGGGGGAGGAAGCATTAGCTTTCACATCTCGAGTGACAAGGAACTCAGCACTTCTCCCCGCCTTCCCTGCATCTGGGGGCCACCATGGGGGACCAGCCGCTGCCTCCTAGCCAGTCCGCTCTCAATCACTTCATTCTCCTCACAGAGGCTGACGTCCTTTGAAACACAAATCTGGCATGTCACTCCCCTACTGAAGCACCCCACACTGGTCCCCCACCCTCTTCCACGTCCCCATCCACTCATGCGCTCCAGCTGCCCTGCTCCCTTTTGGGTCCTCTCTGGGGCCTCTGCAaggctcctctctctgccccagagGAGTAAGAGGTCCTGGAGGCTCCTGGCAGCCCGGCCAGCCCAACAGCACCACTGCATGTCGGCTGCTGTGTCTGAGTCCCACCCGACCCTAGAAGAGCTCCCGCGAGAAGCTGCGTCTGTCTCGGTCACACAGCTGGCCCAGAGCAGCACCAGCGCCTGGGAAGAGCTCAGAACCACAAGCGGTGGACGGATGGGCTGAGGTGCAGGCAGCGGATTGGGCGAGGGGGAGCTGTATCCCTCCATGACCTTCCCTACTGAAGGTGCACGACGCGGGGTGGGCGGCGCGTGGGGGATGCCTGGCCCCAGGCGTCCGCCCCGGGAGCCGGGGGATCAGGGGCGGTGCCGTGGTGCAAGTCCAGGAAGGCTCAATGGAGGAGGTTGGCCCTGGGCTGCACTTGGCGGGAGACAAGCCCTCAGGACTTTGGAAGGTTCGCCAGCGTGGGCGCAAGTTTGCCAACAGGAAGCGCCAGGACGCGCAGGGCTGGAGTAGCAAGACCGGCGCCTCCTGGGTCTCCGCGAGCGAGCGCGCTGCACCCCTACACCTAGCACGTCAACTCGTTCtgatctgcccccacccctgcaggctGGGTGGCCCCGGGCAATCTACTTAGGTTCTCTGTACTCCAGCGCGCtcctgaattttgttttattttcctgcttaCATTTTCAAGCTTTTCTCCAGGTCCTCTGGTGCCTAATAGCCGTCCTCCAGCCTCTGAAAGGAAGTGGGGTGGGGTGCCCTCTTGATACCCCTCAGGCTCCGCCTGCAGATGCCTGGCAGCCCCTCACACCTGCTGAGTGCCCCTTGGCAGTGAGTGGCCCCCAGGTTACCAAAGTCAGCATCAGGGGTCCTCCTTCCATCCTGCCTCCTGCTCTGTCCCTCAGCCCTGAGAGCCATCCCGTCCACCACCTGCTGCTTacccccagctcctccttcagAAACTTCTGTAACAACTGCCCGGGGTCCCCACCTCCGGTAGATGCCTCAGCCCAGTCTCTAAGCCTGGTCACTTGGAGGGGTGTAAATGCTAACCTCCCCTCTTGGGCCCCCATAgcctttccttctgccttcccagGGCAGAGTCCAGGCTCCCCCCTTCCACCCACCTCCCAAGGAGGAGCATCACTCACCTTTCCAGGCCCTCAGGTTCCAGGTTCTCAAAACTTGACAGTGCACCAAAGCAGATCCCCAGGCCCTGCGCACACAGACGGACCTACCGCTTGTTTTCTAAGCTCCCTGGGTGAGTCTTCCTCCATCTGCCAGGGATACCCCTCCTCCAGAAAGTCCACCATCAAGCCGGGTACTGAATCCCCCTTGTGCTGTCTCCCCATGCACGGGCTCAAGGGAGAAGAGGACTCTCgtggaggaaggagcaggaggcTGGTCGCAGGGGTCGGACTGGGCTCTGAGCTTAAGGTGGGGACCTGTCCGAGCCATAGCAGGCCCCTCAGGCCCTGCAGCAGTTAGAGAAAGCTCCTGAGCTCTAGAGCACACTGAGCCACCAAGGCCGGAGATCGGAGGTGGGAGGGTCTACGTGTCCTCAGGGAGGCTTCTCACAGCCGGGGGCACCCGTAGCCTCTCCTGCCAAGAGTCCTCAGAACCAGCCCTGGGGACCCTGCAGGCTGTTGAAAACCAGGCCACGGGGTACCTGCCTggtgcttcctctccctcccGTGGCTCCAACCCCACCAAAGCCCATTCCATCCCTCTGCGGCTCCGTCCTTCCACCCGGGGCCTCTGCACAAGTCCCCTCCAGTCCCCACCTGCAGTCTGCCCTTCAAGGCTGGCTTCCTGGTCAtgcagcccagcctggcctccgCAGGCCCCAGGAGGCCCCGGGTGGACTCCGTGTGAAGGGCGGGTCCTGGCCCATGCCAGGCGTGCACCTTCAGGCACACTCAGCACCGCACAAACTTGTCTCCCGGGATTTTTCCACACAAAACATGTCTCCCTGGGAAGCAACCGGTCTGATGAGCTGGCGGGGTGTGCGGGCgttcccactcctccctcccagggcccccacaGTCCCATCCCACACCGAGGCCCCAGCAGCTGTGCTGGGCccgggatggagcccaggactcCTGGACCTCGACCGGCAGCAGTGGCCTCTGGGATGAGCCCCAGGGCCGGCGGTATCCGGACCACCAGCGGGGTAGGTCTACCACTGGGCACCCCTCCAAGAGGTGACTCCAACTCAGGCTTCCTCCCCAGGCTTCACCCTGACATTTctggggcccctcccctccccctccaatcCCCCCTCCCTGACCTCTGATTCCCACCCCTCAGTCTCCTCCCCAGCACTGACCTTACCACTAGGGTTGCCTCCCGACACCCCCTCCCGCCTGCCTCACCCCTAGGCCACTGTCCTCCAGCCATCATCTCCACCCGGGACCATGTCCCCTGCCTTCAGGGGTCCGGGGCCCAGGGCAAGGGCTTCCCATGGGCGAGAGGGCCACTCAGGGTGGGCTCCATGACTTTCGAGGGGGAACCCAGGAGGTACAAGAGGCCACTTgatccccacccctccagccctcctGAGCTCACCCCTTGCCCCACCCAGTCTGCCAGGGGCTTGTCCTGGATCCATGCCAGGCCTACCCCGGAGGCCTTGCAGTAGGCTGGTCCAGCTGAGGGGGCAAGCCCCACCATGCCTGGGCCTCCCCCCATCTCTGACCCTAcgccccccactccccacactgCTCCAACCCCTCCTCGTCCTGCTCTCTCAGACTCCCAGGCTCTTCCCTGCACATACCAGGTCCTGCGCCCCGAGCCAGTGCGGGAGGGCCCTCTGAGTCAGCCCCCGGGGGCAGTCCTGCCTGCCCCTGCTGAGCTGAGCCCTGACTCAGTGTTGGGAACGGTttcccacccccacaccctgGGGGGCAGGAGCACAGGAGGGGCTCCAGAGAGGGCCAAGCCAGTCCTTTGGAGGCCTCTGCAGaggggggcggtggggggtggtTTCTGGGGTCTACAGGAGGAGATCTGGAAGGTCACGAGCCTGGGGGTGAGCCTCACACTTCCGGGGTCTCTCGGGCACCAAGGACCTGGACAAGGGCCCCCAGAGCCCCCTTCCACCCTAAAGCTCCACTCAATTCCTTTACCTTCAAGCCTGTCCACTACCACTGACTTGAAGCcgcaccacccctgcccccacctgcccccgtCTAGGCCTCATTCCAGCCTCACGGTTGGGCCGCCTGGTCCGTGGAGTTACCTGGAGCCCCCAGCTCCTCAGGGAGGGGGAGGCCCACCCTCAGATTTCCAGAGGGGGCAGCCATAGGCTCCCCAGGGGCCTCTCTAGGCCCTTCCCTAACACTCAGGACAGCGGGCTCAGAGGACTTGCTATGGCCTTTGCTTGCTGTGAACAAAGGGCCTGGACCCCTCTGCCCGTCTCCTGGGTCGGGCGAAAGGAGGGGAACATGCAGGGCCTGTTCTTCCGCCCAAATTCCAGCAGGCagcggcccctccctcccacctggccCAGGTGTCCCCGCCCCTAGCTGAGCTCAGGGCTGGGCGGGTGTCTGTCTCTAGGCCAGCCCTGGGCGAGGCCAGCGGGGAGGGGACTTCAGGGACAGGGCCGCACAGAAGAGACGGCGGAGACAGCCCGGGCTGGAGGCGGCTGCCGGGCCCAGGCCAGGTGGACCCAGCCCCGCGTGCCAGCCGCCATGCAGGACGGTAACTTCCTGCTGTCGGCCCTGCAGCCCGAGGCCGGCGTGTGCTCCCTGGCACTGCCCTCCGACCTGCAGCTGGACCGCCGGGGCGCAGACGGGCCAGAGGCTGAGCGGTTGCGGGTGGCCCGGGTCCAGGAGCAGGTCCGCGCTCGCCTCCTGCAGCTGGGCCAGCAGCCACGGCCCAATGGGGCCGCCGAGCCTGAGGGGGCCGCCGAGGCAGCCAGAGGAGGTAGGCGGATACGGGCAGGGTGGGCAGCGGGCGGTGGCGGCCAGAGTGGCCCCAGCGGGTGTGGTGGTGCGAGGGCCAGAGGCCGTGGTGCAGCCGACTCTGGGCTCAGCTCCCTGACTCACCCAGGCCATGACTTGAGTCACCGCCCCGCCCCAGCGGGCGTGGGAGAAGCCATAGGTggggcctcccacctcccagcggGGTCCCCTGGGTCCTCCCTGCAAGCCTGGTCCGGCCTCACCTGCCCCTTGGCCCTGAGTCCCGGCCCCCAGTTGGGGGACAACCGGCGGCGCAGCACATGGCACGCCAGCCAGGCCCATCTCTGCCGATAAACACGGAACACACACACGTCCAGGCCCCCATGACACGGGCTCACACACGGCCTCAGAGACACGCAGACACACATCAGTCCCACAGAGACACAAACACACTGAGACACGGACACCCAGGCTATAGTGTtcctccaccctcaccctgcccccagcccccatggGAATGAGCAGACAGAAAGATGAGGGGTGGGGTCTGGGGCTCCTGGCCCAGAGCCACCCACCTGTCTGGGCCAGGGTCTCCCCAGGGAATTGCAGTGGAGGGACCTGTTGGAGTGACCCACATAATCTCTGTGAGAGCAGCGGCTGGGGGACTGCCCCTCGTGCCAGGCAGCCCCCCGTGTAGGAATCCCAATCCCCCGGTGCATGCatgcgtgtgcgtgcatgtgtgtgatgAATGTGTGAgtacgtgtgagtgtgtgtgcgtgcatgagTGTTGAAGGATCCCACGGATGCAGCGAGTTCTGGGCACTGGCTCTAGAAGGGCCATTTCCTCCCTTCCAGGCTGCAGCAACAGGGATCAATGTTAGGTGGTAAGATGAACCTTCCAGGAAGTCACAGGCCAAGACCTCGGGTCTAAGTTGTTCACAAGATGATTGGAGGGCCCCCACAGTCCTGGCCTCCAGCCTCTGGTCAGAGGAAGGAGGGTCAGCCAGGGTCGTCAGGGCAGCCTGGATTCCTGGGTACCCCCCTCCCTAGGCTTCAGCCTTGCTTATGGCCAAGTTGGGTGCCCAGGGGTCATGAGgtagaggagggagcagggaggggttAATTACCACCCTGGCTACCCTGCCAATTAGGGAAAAGAGGATtataatttgggggtgggggtaaggtCCCCAGGCTCGGGGCGTGCCCCCCCAGGCTCAGCCTCGCTAGCGTCAAAGGGTTAATAGCCCCTGCCCAGAAGCCTCATTAACCAGGGCGGGTCTGGGGAGCATGCTGGGTTGGGGAGTCCCCCTAGACCGATGTGGGgcagaggttgggggaggggccaAGGCCCCTCTTCCCTTCACCCCCACCCTGAGTCCCATCAGCCAGGTCACTGTCCCCTGGCCTTTGGGGAGAGGGGACTCTTCCTCCTCCAGGTGTGGCCCCAGCAGGACTCTGGCAGAGGCTAACCACCCCCAGGAACTCCCTCCAGGCTTAAAGACCCAACCCCGGGCATCGCCCAGGCGATGCCACCCCAGCCTGTTGCCACTGCTCTACCTTGGTTTGACCCTTGCCCAGCTCTTCCAGTGCGCCTGACCAAGCACAGCCCACCCACCCGTCCATTCTGCATCTGACACATACTCGTTCAGTTGTCCCTTCACCAGCTCGCCATCCTCCCAGCTTAGTTATCCCTTCACCTAGCAGTCTgttcatccacccacccatccttccAATGGTCCAACTCGCCCTCCCCCCatctctccaccctccacccacccactcgTCCGTCCACTCACCAGGTAGTCAGGCTGGCGCCAGAGCCCTCAGTCTGTGTGTGGCTGGGGGCGGGTGTGGCTCTGCCAGGTGGGTCAAGGGACTGCCCCTCAGGGCACCAGTCCAGGGAGACTTGTGTCCTCGGTGAGTGTGGCATCACTCTGGGGTGACCACAGCACTGGACGGGCTCACAGGAGGTCAGGGTggcttcctgggggaggcagccaggcaCTGTACCCTGGCAGGGCTGAGAGCTAATGTAGGAGTCCCTGGCACACTCCCCAGGCAGCCTCAGGGAGGGAGCAAACACGGCTGGCAGGGTACAATGAGGCAATGGCAGAGACACTGGCACCTGGCCCTGGAGTCCACCCAACCTCCCTGCCAGGCCTCAGGGTCAGAGAGGAGTCAGGAGGCCAGCACTTGGCCATCAGCCCAGCCAGGCTCCGCTGTCCCTGTCCACAGGTGGGTCCCGGGCCGGGTACCACACCCTGCAGGCTGGCTTCAGCTCCCGCTCCCAGGGCCTGAGTGGGGACACCACCTCGGTGAGTGACACCCTTTCCAGCCCAAAGGGTCACATGAGGGGGGTTCTGGGGTAGGCTGAGGGCTTCAGGGTCAGGAGGAGGGGACTGGCGCCAGGAGAGCCGCCGCACCCCTCACTgtccatccccccccccccgcctacCCGCAGACCTTCCGGCCCATCGCCAAACCTACCTACAGCCCTGCTTCCTGGTCCTCCCGTTCAGCCGTGGACCTGAGCTCCAGTCGGAGGCTGAGCTCTGCCCACAATGGGGGCAGTGCCTTTGGGGCTGCCGGGTACGGGGCTGCCCAGCCTGCTGCACCAATGCCCACCCGGCCCGTGTCCTTCCACGAGCGTGGCAGGGTGGGGAGCCGGGTGGATTATGACACCTTGTCCCTGCGCTCCCTgaggctgggggccgggggcccGGATGACCGCTACAGTGTGGTGTCCGAGCAGCTGGAGCCGTCCGCTGCCTCCgcgtacaggtcctttgcctatGAACGCCATGCCAGCTCCAGCTCTGGCCAGGCTGGGGGTCTGGATTGGCCGGAGCCCACCGAGGGACCACCCAGCCGGACCATCCGTGCCCCCGCCATGCGAACCCTGCAGCGATTCCAGAGCAGCCACCGCAGCCGTGCGGGGCCTGGGGGGCCGCCGGGGGCCGTCCTGGAGCCTGTGACCCGGGCGCCATCCGTGcgcagcctcagcctcagcctggcTGACTCGGGCCACCTGCCGGACATGCGTGCGCTGGACAGCTACGGTAGCCACCGCACACTGCAGAGGCTCAGCAGcgggtgagctgggcctggctcTGGGAGGGGCTTCTGCCATGACCCTAGTCCGTCCCTGGGTCAGCCTGACACCTGCCGCCTGTCTCTGCAGCTTTGATGACATTGACCTGCCCTCAGCAGTCAAGTACCTCATGGCTTCAGACCCCAACCTGCAGGTGCTGGGAGCGGCCTACATCCAACACAAGTGCTACAGTGACGCGACGGCCAAGAAGCAGGTGACCACCCTGCTGCCCGTGGCCCCCGGCCTGGGGACACCCTGCATTGGCCCCCCTTCGCTCACTGCCCTCCAGTCCCTGACCACCCCTTGCAGATCCCCAAGCTGACTGGGCAGACCTGGTCCTGCTCAGAGCCTCCTCAGCAGAGGACGGGCAGGAGGGAGTGACTTGTGTATGTCTGCACACACCTGCATGTATCCCCACACACCTGCTTACATCCGCACGTCTGCACGTGCCTGCGTGCACTGGGGTAACGTCCACACATCAGTGTACAAGCGCTATACAAGTGCACATGTTCACAGCATCCGTACACGCCTACATACACTGGCACACGTCTACACACCTGCATCATTTACATAAGcctgcatgcacgtacacacatcCACCTGCATACACCCGTGCGCGTCCACCCTTGCACGCGTGCTGACACCTGCATGCCTGTGCCTGCAGGCCCGCAGCCTTCAGGCCGTGCCCAGGCTGGTGAAGCTCTTCAACCACGCCAACCAGGAGGTGCAGCGCCATGCCACGGGCGCCATGCGCAACCTCGTGTATGACAGCGCGGACAACAAGCTGGCCCTGGTGGAAGAGAACGGCATCTTCGAGCTGCTGCGCACGCTGCGCGAGCAGGACGACGAGCTGCGCAAGAACGTCACAGGTGGCCCTGGGCCCCACCGCCCGGCCACCCCGCGCCGCCCCGCCTGCCTCTTCCCTGGGTCCCCACCGCTGTTTCTGGGGCTTGTCTCTTTGGAGCTGACCTTGcaccccagaccccaggccccgTGTCCCCAAgtgtcctctctgctctgttgCAGCCCCGTGACCCTGCAGGTCACACTCAGGCTCTCCCCATCGAGGCTCTTGGGTGAGGCTGGAAGTGCCAGGCGGGGCCCAGGGAGAGAGAGGTCAGGAGCCTCCTCCCCACCATCCCTGGAAGAGCCAGAGGGGCTGGTGGGCTGCCCCTGACCACGGACTTGGCCCCCTGCCGCAGGGATCCTGTGGAACTTGTCCTCCAGTGACCACCTGAAGGACCGCCTGGCCCGAGACACGTTGGAACAGCTCACAGACCTGGTGCTGAGCCCCCTCTCGGGGGCTGGGGGACCCCCCCTCATCCAGCAGAACGCCTCAGAGGCCGAGATCTTCTACAACGCCACGGGCTTCCTCAGGTGcgctgggcggggtgggggaggcccGAGAAGGGGCCTTTGGGTCTGAGGTCTGAATGACATGGCGGAGGTGGCCGCGGGCTGGGAGATGTGGACAGACAAGCGAGGCAGAGTGCTGATGCAGGAGGGGATCAGGCCATCAGGTGTGTCCCCCAGTCAGATGTCGACAGACTCTGGGTTCACAGGCTGAGGTTTCCTTACATCAGGGACTTGGTCTGACATTTATAACCTCTCTCCGCCCCCGGGCACTTTGAGGAGAGGGTTGGGGATGGGCAGGCAGAGGGGTCAGGGCCGCCGTGTCCCCCCCATCCCAGGACTAGGAGCAGGAGGTgcctggggcagggcccagctcaggggaaggagagggttgGTGCTCAGGATCTCAGCCCTTGGTTTTGGGCCCCTGTGgctgtttgggggggggggtccctgtgGGAGGTGAGCTCTGCCTGGGGTCCCTGTGGCGGTCTCTGATCTGCCTCCACCCACAGGAACCTCAGCTCAGCCTCCCAGGCCACTCGTCAAAAGATGCGTGAGTGCCACGGGCTGGTGGATGCCCTGGTCACCTATATCAACCACGCCCTGGACGTGGGCAAGTGTGAGGACAAGGTGAGGGTCGGCCAGTGCCTGGGGGCCTGAGGGGCTCCAGCCTGCTCTAACTGCTGCCCGCCCTCTGCAGAGCGTGGAGAATGCTGTGTGCGTGCTGAGGAACCTGTCCTACCGCCTGTATGACGAGATGCCGCCATCTGCCCTGCAGCGGCTGGAGGGCCGGGGCCGCCGGGACGTGGTGGGGGTGCCGCCCGGCGAGGTGGTGGGCTGCTTCACTCCGCAGAGCCGGCGGCTCCGAGAGGTGGGAGTGGGCCTGGGTTGGTGGGAGCAGAGGTGCTGGCCTGCCCGCAGCTGAccctctgccctcttctcccAGCTGCCCCTCATGGCTGATGCGCTCACCTTTGCCGAGGTGTCTAAGGACCCCAAGGGCCTTGAGTGGCTGTGGAGCCCCCAGATCGTGGGGCTGTACAACCGGCTGCTGCAGCGTTGCGAGCTCAACCGGCACACCACCGAGGCGGCCGCTGGGGCACTGCAGAACATCACTGCGGGCGACCGCAGGGTGAGGGCCCCTGCGGACACCCGGCAGGTGTCCTGGGCACCACAGGGCTGTGCCTGGCCTGACCCACACCTGCCCACGGGTCGGGGATACGAGGGGTGAACAGGAGACAGGAGCCCACTCTCCGGGAGTTTACAGTCTGTAAGGGGAGCCAGAACTTCAGAGcgagggaggaaaggaggcaggaggcagtggAGGGTGCCAACCTCCGGGCAGAGCAGGCGGGACGAGAAGGCAGGGGACTCTGAGGGGCAGCAAGAAGCATGAGGTCAGCATCCCAGACAGGCCCAGGGGCCTGTGAGGATTCAAGGTCTGCGCTGGGCTTAAGGGAGGTGCCAGGGAGGTTGGGGCCTTGAGGGCCGGCACCTGTGCTCACCAGCCCCTTTCTCACCTGCAGTGGGCAGGCGTGCTGAGCCGGCTGGCTCTGGAGCAGGAGCGCATCCTGAACCCGCTGCTGGACCGAGTTCGGACCGCTGACCACCACCAGCTGCGCTCACTGACTGGCCTCATCCGAAACCTGTCTCGGAACGCCAGGAACAAGGATGAGATGTGTGAGTCTGGCTGTCCCGGAGCCAGGGTTTTGCCTCACCCTGCCTGGCTGGGCTCACCCCTGGACTTTGCTGCTGCCCATTGGGCAGCTTCTGGGAAGCCAGAGCCGGTGGACAGACAGGCATGGAAGGTGCCGAGGTGGCTGGGGGGGCGGTAGAGCCTGACCTTCCCACCTCCTGGCAGCCACCAAGGTGGTGAGTCACCTGATCGAGAAGCTGCCTGGCAGCGTGGGTGAGAAGTGCCCTCCGGCTGACGTGCTCGTGAACATCATAGCCGTGCTCAACAACCTGGTGGTGGCCAGTCCAGTCGCCGCCCGGGACCTGCTTTACTTCGATGGACTCCGCAAGCTGGTCTTCCTCAAGAAGATGCGGGACAGGTCAGGGCCCAACCTCACACCCGGCCCAGGGTGCCCCAGCCCACCCCATCTCTGGCCATGCCCGTTGCCCTGCtgacccctgccccctgcccccagccctgacaGTGAGAAGTCCTCGAGGGCGGCCTCCAGCCTCCTGGCCAACCTGTGGCAGTACAGCAAGCTCCACCGAGACTTCCGGGCGGTATGTCCGCAGTCCAGGATGGGCAGGCCCCAAGCGCAGGGTGGGGGCCGGGGACGGCGGGGAGGGACGCGGAAGCCCGTGTGGCACCGGAGACCGGGGAGACCAGGGTTCTGCTTCCAGCACACTGGGGCGGACGGGTGCAGGGCAGCACATCCTGACCCTGGGTTCCCTCTCCACTGCAGAAGGGCTACCGAAAGGAGGACTTCCTGGGCCCGTAGGCAAGGCCTTCCTTGGAGAAGGAGGACGGAACGTGACCCGGCCTCCGAGGGACGGGCTCAGCTCAGGGCTGCTCGCCAGCCAGCTTGAGAAGGTTGATGATGGCCCAGGGGCCTCTCAACGGAGCCCCATCCATGTGCGACTTGAAGGCATGGGccatgggggaggggacaggggcttGTGGCTAGGGACTTGGCTTctgcagggcagggagtggggcagggcTTGAGGCTGATCTGATGCGTGGGGTCGTGGCCAGGTGActggcagaggtggggctggctgTGGCCCAGGAGGGCCTTGGGACAACCAGCGCTGGGAATAAAAGTGGCCGTGAACACAGCAGCCACAGCCCTGCGTGCTTCTTGGGCTGGCCAGACCTGGGGGTTGGATCCAAGGATTCAGCAGTGTCCTCCAGCACAACCATGCCCACCCCTGAGGACACCCGCCCTGAGCCCACACACAGGCGTCTCCGTGTCAGGAGAcccaggacagggaggagggCGTGTCCAGCAGTGGGAGGCCAAAGAGTGGAGGAGACggggcagcagcagtggcagccTCAGCCCAAGTGAAGCACTGGT
This genomic interval carries:
- the PKP3 gene encoding plakophilin-3; the encoded protein is MQDGNFLLSALQPEAGVCSLALPSDLQLDRRGADGPEAERLRVARVQEQVRARLLQLGQQPRPNGAAEPEGAAEAARGGGSRAGYHTLQAGFSSRSQGLSGDTTSTFRPIAKPTYSPASWSSRSAVDLSSSRRLSSAHNGGSAFGAAGYGAAQPAAPMPTRPVSFHERGRVGSRVDYDTLSLRSLRLGAGGPDDRYSVVSEQLEPSAASAYRSFAYERHASSSSGQAGGLDWPEPTEGPPSRTIRAPAMRTLQRFQSSHRSRAGPGGPPGAVLEPVTRAPSVRSLSLSLADSGHLPDMRALDSYGSHRTLQRLSSGFDDIDLPSAVKYLMASDPNLQVLGAAYIQHKCYSDATAKKQARSLQAVPRLVKLFNHANQEVQRHATGAMRNLVYDSADNKLALVEENGIFELLRTLREQDDELRKNVTGILWNLSSSDHLKDRLARDTLEQLTDLVLSPLSGAGGPPLIQQNASEAEIFYNATGFLRNLSSASQATRQKMRECHGLVDALVTYINHALDVGKCEDKSVENAVCVLRNLSYRLYDEMPPSALQRLEGRGRRDVVGVPPGEVVGCFTPQSRRLRELPLMADALTFAEVSKDPKGLEWLWSPQIVGLYNRLLQRCELNRHTTEAAAGALQNITAGDRRWAGVLSRLALEQERILNPLLDRVRTADHHQLRSLTGLIRNLSRNARNKDEMSTKVVSHLIEKLPGSVGEKCPPADVLVNIIAVLNNLVVASPVAARDLLYFDGLRKLVFLKKMRDSPDSEKSSRAASSLLANLWQYSKLHRDFRAKGYRKEDFLGP
- the LOC105106482 gene encoding phosphatidylserine synthase 2 translates to MDVLVCNGLGIYCGMKTLEWLSLKTYKWQGLWNIPTYKGKMKRIAFQFTPYSWVRFEWKPASSLRRWLAVCGIVLVFLLAELNTFYLKFVLWLPPEHCLVLLRLVFFVNVGGVAMREIYDFMDDPKPHKKLGQQAWLVAAITVTELLIVVKYDPQTLTLSLPFYISQCWTLGSVLALTWTVWRFFLRDITLRYKETRRQKQRSRADGSVDGGVDGHGHPPGPDDSLGPEEAAREGVPAPN